The nucleotide sequence GTGTGTCCGAGACCTTCCTTCCCGAGTTGCCGCAGGAGTTGTGGCGCGCTGGCAAGCTGGAGCTTGCTCATGGCGTGCAGCACTCTTTGCGGGTGATTCGGATGGCCACCGCGGGTTTGGGGCGGTATTTGGCGGAGGTCGAGTCTCGGGGCGTGAAGGATTTGTACGGGTATGGCCGTACGGCTGCATAGTTCGCGGATGTCGCGGGGTTGTCGGTCGGTGAGGCGGGTGCGGTGGTGAAGCGGGCCATCGCCCTGAATCCCAGCCGCGCGTTGGACGGCACTGAGGTTCCGGCCGCGCTGCCCGCGACTGCCGCCGTCGCTGCCGAGGGGTTGGTCGGGGACGAGCGGATCGATCAGATCCTGGAGATTCTGAAGAGACTCCCGGCCGAGATCTCGGCCGAGGACCGCGCGAACGCGGAGAAGATTCTCGCCACCCTTGCCCGGGACGCTGGTCCTCGCCAGTTGGCGGACGCTGAAGCGAACCTCCTCGCCTTGCTGGACCCGGACGGGAACGAGCCCAAAGACCCGGAACCTGCTGAGCCGCGCCGGGAGATCACCCTGGAGCGCCGCAAGGACGGGTTCTGGAAACTCACCGGCCTCCTGGATGACGAGACCGGTGCCCGCACCGCCGCCGCACTCGAGGCCTACGCCCAGCCACGACCCGTCGACGAATTCGGCCAAGCGGACCTGCGGATGAAATGCGAGCGCATGGGCGACGCCTGGGTCGACCTCCTCGACCTGGCGATCGCCTGCCCCGACCAGCCCGGTACCAGCGGCTACCGGACGTTGGTGAACGTCACCATTGGACTTGAGGAGTTGAAGTCCGGTCTCGGGACCGCGTGCCTGGATTTCGTCGGGACGATGACCGCGAGGGAAGCCCGGCTCGTCGCCTGCGACTGCCTGATGCTGCCGGTCGTGCTGAGCGCCGCGGCTGAACCCCTCGACGTGGGGCGACTCAGACGCTTCGTCACCCCAGGCCAACGCCGGGCACTGAACATCCGCGACGGCGGCTGCGCCTTCCCCGGCTGTCACCGGAAACCCAAGAATTGCCACGCTCACCACATCCATCACTGGGCAGACGGCGGACCGACGGATCTCCGGAATCTGGTGCTGCTCTGCGGATTTCATCACCGGTTGATCCACCACGGTGACTGGGAAGTCCGCATGGCCCCCGACGGGCTACCGGAATTCATCCCACCCCAATACCGAGACCCGCTCCGACATCCCCGCCGCAACACCCTGCATCACGTCTGAACCCCGAGGAGCCCGCCAGCCACACCGGCGACGGGCCCCTCGGCATGCCCACAGGTCCGGCGGCGAGCTGAGCACCAAGACCATCACTGTCATCCGTGAAGCTCGATCCACGCCATGCCAGTGCCGCGTCAAGGCGAAGTGGCGGTTGCGCCAGCGGAGGCAGCTTCCTGCGCGCCTACGGCTGACCTCCTGTCCCCCGCGCGAGCTACGCGCAGGTGCCCTCCGAACGAGCCCGTTACGGCTGGACCAGCGTGGTGTTACGGACGTAACATGATGATGTGACAGATGAATCACGCAGAGAGGGCTGGCTGGTGATCAGCGTGTCCACCGCCGGCGCCCCGGACTCGCTGAGAGTCCAGGTTTGGCGCAAACTCCGTTCCCTCGGCGCGCTCTACCTGCAGCAATCGGTGTGCCTGCTTCCCGCGCGAGCGGAGGTGGCGCGGGAGGTTCGCCGTCTCGTCGACCGGGTCCGCCATCAAGGCGGGACGGCGCGCGTGCTGCCGATGGCGTTCACCGACCCGGCCGAGGAACAGTCGGTGATCGCCGAACTGAACGAGGCCCGCGACGCCGAGTACGCCGAAGTCCTCGAGCGGCTTCCCGAACTGCGGCGGGAACTCGCGGACGAACAGGCCCGTGGCAACGCCACCTACGCGGAAGTCGAAGAATCCGAAGCCGACTTGAACCAGTTCCGCGGCTGGCTGGGCAAGATCACCGCACGCGACTATTTCGCCGCTCCGGGCGGTCAGGAGGCCCGCGACGCCGTCGAGCAGGCCGCGGTCGAACTCGCCGCCTTCGAGGAAGCCGCGCTGCATGCCGAAGCCCCCGCACCCAGGCCGCGATGAC is from Amycolatopsis lurida and encodes:
- a CDS encoding Chromate resistance protein ChrB — its product is MTDESRREGWLVISVSTAGAPDSLRVQVWRKLRSLGALYLQQSVCLLPARAEVAREVRRLVDRVRHQGGTARVLPMAFTDPAEEQSVIAELNEARDAEYAEVLERLPELRRELADEQARGNATYAEVEESEADLNQFRGWLGKITARDYFAAPGGQEARDAVEQAAVELAAFEEAALHAEAPAPRPR